A DNA window from Buttiauxella agrestis contains the following coding sequences:
- a CDS encoding baseplate assembly protein produces MSEVIDLSQLPPPAVIEMPAFKDLKAQRLAELQGLDPTFNALLESDPAIKLLEITCYREMVSVGRTNSGVWAVMLAYAKGADLDQLAANFDVYRLTIMPEDDTTIPPTPAVMEGDDAFRLRIRLSWYARNTAGSTQAYEYFSLSADGTVLDAKAYGPNDDSSVLPGHVEVYILSSDGSGVPSQALLDTVNGVLSGDFTRPLTDYVLVKPATLKEYTVTATLVIGAGPDATTVTQAAQEAMQRYADSVHRIGVPMSLAGVYRALKQPGVTDVVLSDPTATIAVGKGEASYCTGINLGTDLPGIKEAP; encoded by the coding sequence ATGAGTGAAGTTATCGACCTGAGCCAGCTTCCGCCACCTGCTGTAATTGAAATGCCGGCATTTAAAGACCTGAAGGCGCAGCGGCTGGCAGAACTACAGGGATTAGATCCGACGTTTAACGCTTTGCTGGAAAGTGACCCGGCGATAAAATTGCTGGAAATTACGTGTTATCGCGAGATGGTGAGCGTTGGCCGGACGAACTCCGGGGTCTGGGCTGTCATGCTGGCGTATGCCAAAGGTGCTGACCTCGACCAGTTGGCCGCGAACTTTGATGTCTACCGTCTGACCATTATGCCAGAGGATGATACAACAATCCCGCCGACGCCGGCTGTGATGGAAGGCGACGATGCTTTTCGTCTGCGTATTCGCCTCAGCTGGTATGCACGCAATACCGCCGGTTCGACGCAGGCCTACGAGTATTTTTCACTGTCAGCTGATGGAACGGTCCTCGATGCAAAAGCCTACGGGCCGAATGATGATAGTTCTGTTTTACCTGGTCACGTTGAGGTTTACATCCTGAGCAGCGACGGCAGTGGTGTTCCCTCACAGGCGCTGCTCGATACAGTAAACGGGGTATTAAGCGGTGATTTTACCCGACCGTTGACGGATTACGTCCTGGTCAAACCGGCAACGCTCAAAGAGTACACCGTTACAGCGACGCTTGTTATTGGTGCAGGGCCGGATGCTACGACGGTTACTCAGGCAGCACAGGAAGCGATGCAGCGTTATGCGGACAGCGTTCATCGCATCGGCGTTCCCATGTCATTAGCCGGTGTTTACCGCGCGCTGAAGCAGCCGGGTGTGACGGACGTCGTGCTGAGCGACCCAACAGCAACGATAGCGGTCGGGAAGGGTGAGGCGAGTTATTGCACCGGAATAAATCTCGGAACGGATCTGCCAGGTATCAAGGAGGCTCCATGA
- a CDS encoding DUF2190 family protein → MAKNYYEDGKTMDWSNSTGTNYKSGDPVPVGAVTGVAHDDIPDGSDGVLHMCGVWVLPKNGADTWDRGEKLYLIPASGLVTNASDDGAGGDPYPVAGIAWVSINPADTECRVRLEY, encoded by the coding sequence ATGGCTAAAAACTATTACGAAGACGGCAAGACAATGGACTGGTCCAACAGTACCGGCACGAATTATAAATCGGGCGATCCGGTTCCCGTGGGGGCGGTGACGGGGGTGGCGCACGACGATATTCCTGATGGATCGGACGGCGTCCTGCACATGTGTGGCGTCTGGGTGCTACCGAAAAACGGTGCAGATACATGGGATCGTGGCGAGAAGCTGTACCTAATTCCCGCATCAGGTCTGGTAACAAACGCATCTGATGATGGTGCTGGTGGTGATCCGTACCCGGTTGCGGGTATTGCCTGGGTTTCAATCAATCCTGCCGATACTGAGTGCCGGGTTCGTCTGGAATACTGA
- a CDS encoding phage terminase large subunit family protein produces MLNQATASRARKNIAGIIRAPRRMPVADAVAQFMRVPMGAGNSVPWDPLVAPYVIEPMNCLTSREYDAVIFIGPARTGKTIGLIDGWVVYNIICDPADMLIIQMTEEKAREHSKKRLARTFRSSPEVVKRLSPNRNDNNVYDRTFLAGNYLKIGWPSVNIMSSSDYKCVALTDYDRFPENIDGEGDAFSLASKRTTTFMSSGMTLVESSPGRDVVDVKWRRRTPHEAPPATGILSLYNRGDRRRWYWPCPHCDEYFQPIGDTVAGYHDLHDPVLASEAAYVQCPYCAGKINPEQKRELNGLGVWLRDGETIDAGGKRGGEPRRSRIASFWMEGPAAAYQTLSQLVYKRLTAEQDYEATGSEETLKTVINTDWGQPYLPRSAMDQRQSDELMARAEDYGKRLVPPEVRFIVATVDVQGGKKRRFVVQMIGYGQHGERWLIDRYNIKTSLRCDAHGEALPVDPGGYPEDWDLLISDVLEKEYALETDPSRTLPVLCMAVDSGGEDGVTDNAYKFWRRCRRNGDGKRVYLFKGDSSTRAKLITRTYPDNTNRSDRKAGARGDVPLYLLQTDKLKDSIHNNLKRETAGPGFIHFPDWIGEWFYDELTYEVRATDGKWRKPGNGANEALDLFCYGHALAVLRGYERIKDWSKPPSWAMSQHLSAAPGGPAKTKPPEKAGRQPVNQVSSGQLKKGKRMQVTK; encoded by the coding sequence ATGCTGAATCAGGCAACGGCCAGCAGGGCGAGGAAAAATATCGCCGGCATTATCCGGGCACCCCGGCGTATGCCGGTTGCTGATGCGGTCGCACAGTTCATGCGTGTGCCCATGGGCGCGGGCAACTCAGTCCCATGGGATCCGCTGGTGGCGCCCTACGTCATCGAGCCGATGAATTGTCTGACCTCCCGAGAATATGACGCGGTGATTTTTATAGGGCCAGCGCGTACGGGTAAAACTATCGGGTTAATTGACGGATGGGTGGTTTACAACATTATCTGTGACCCGGCCGACATGCTGATTATCCAGATGACGGAAGAGAAAGCGCGTGAACACTCGAAGAAACGCCTGGCCCGAACGTTTCGATCAAGTCCCGAGGTGGTTAAGCGACTCAGCCCTAACCGTAACGACAACAACGTATACGACCGGACCTTCCTCGCGGGCAACTACCTGAAAATTGGTTGGCCGTCCGTCAACATCATGTCGTCGTCAGATTATAAGTGCGTGGCGCTGACTGATTATGATCGCTTCCCCGAGAATATTGACGGAGAGGGCGATGCATTTTCTCTGGCTTCAAAGCGTACAACAACTTTTATGTCGTCCGGTATGACGCTGGTGGAGAGCTCTCCCGGACGTGATGTTGTTGATGTCAAATGGCGACGTCGCACGCCGCATGAAGCCCCGCCTGCTACCGGGATCCTTTCACTGTACAACCGTGGTGACCGCCGACGCTGGTACTGGCCATGCCCGCACTGCGATGAATACTTCCAGCCCATTGGCGATACCGTTGCTGGCTATCATGATCTCCATGATCCGGTGCTGGCGAGCGAGGCTGCATATGTCCAGTGTCCGTACTGTGCCGGGAAGATCAACCCGGAGCAAAAGCGTGAGCTCAACGGTCTTGGCGTCTGGTTACGTGATGGCGAGACTATCGATGCGGGTGGCAAGCGTGGTGGAGAGCCGCGACGCTCTCGAATTGCATCATTCTGGATGGAAGGACCCGCAGCGGCCTATCAGACCCTCTCCCAGCTTGTCTATAAACGCCTGACCGCAGAGCAGGATTACGAGGCGACAGGCAGCGAAGAAACCCTGAAAACCGTCATTAATACCGACTGGGGGCAACCCTACCTGCCACGTTCGGCAATGGACCAGCGGCAAAGCGATGAACTGATGGCGCGCGCCGAAGATTATGGCAAGCGCCTGGTACCGCCAGAAGTGCGCTTTATCGTGGCCACCGTGGATGTGCAGGGCGGGAAAAAGCGACGTTTCGTTGTGCAGATGATTGGTTATGGCCAGCACGGTGAGCGCTGGCTGATTGACCGTTACAACATTAAAACGTCGCTGCGATGTGATGCCCATGGCGAGGCGTTGCCCGTAGATCCGGGTGGCTATCCCGAAGACTGGGATCTGCTTATCTCCGATGTTCTTGAGAAAGAGTACGCGCTGGAAACCGATCCAAGCCGCACCTTGCCGGTGTTATGCATGGCGGTGGATAGTGGCGGCGAAGATGGCGTGACGGATAACGCCTACAAGTTCTGGCGCCGCTGCAGGCGTAACGGTGATGGAAAGCGTGTGTATCTCTTTAAGGGCGACAGCTCAACCCGGGCAAAACTCATCACCCGCACCTACCCGGACAACACCAACCGAAGCGACCGCAAAGCGGGTGCGCGCGGCGATGTGCCTCTTTATCTGTTACAGACGGACAAGCTCAAAGACAGCATTCACAACAACCTGAAGCGAGAGACCGCCGGGCCGGGATTCATCCATTTTCCCGACTGGATCGGGGAGTGGTTTTATGACGAGCTGACCTACGAGGTGCGAGCAACCGACGGCAAATGGCGTAAGCCCGGCAACGGCGCGAATGAGGCGCTGGATCTGTTTTGCTACGGTCATGCGCTGGCGGTTCTGCGGGGATATGAGCGAATCAAAGACTGGAGTAAACCGCCATCCTGGGCAATGTCTCAGCATTTATCCGCTGCTCCTGGCGGCCCCGCAAAAACGAAGCCGCCAGAAAAAGCCGGACGGCAGCCGGTGAATCAGGTTTCGAGCGGCCAATTAAAGAAAGGAAAAAGGATGCAGGTGACTAAGTGA
- a CDS encoding phage baseplate assembly protein V, whose product MSADYTLADLSRRVSQMLRRGTIHSVQAKPPRCRVSFGTDPLSGEEHKTDWLLWFAHADSERQDWSMPAVGAPALVLSVGGEPTGGIVFSGLLTDDQTPPSDNPNQHVTKYSDGATVMYDSSAHQATVTLPDGGKVTVVAAGGILLQGDTTVDGNFTVTGDSKVDGNSKVDGKSDVDGDIIAGGDIKDKGGASGSVQQIRETFDDHDHPENGDGGGTTSPPNQKMN is encoded by the coding sequence GTGTCGGCTGACTATACCCTTGCGGACTTATCCCGCCGTGTCTCTCAGATGCTGAGGCGCGGAACCATTCACAGCGTGCAGGCAAAGCCGCCGCGCTGCCGTGTTTCGTTCGGCACCGACCCATTAAGCGGGGAAGAGCATAAAACAGACTGGCTGCTCTGGTTCGCGCATGCAGACAGTGAGCGACAGGACTGGAGTATGCCTGCCGTGGGCGCGCCTGCGCTGGTGCTGAGCGTCGGCGGGGAACCGACCGGCGGGATAGTTTTCTCCGGCCTGCTGACTGACGACCAGACGCCGCCGTCAGACAATCCAAACCAACACGTTACTAAATATAGTGATGGCGCAACGGTGATGTATGACAGCAGCGCACATCAGGCGACAGTAACGCTCCCCGATGGCGGAAAAGTAACGGTCGTAGCCGCGGGTGGCATACTGCTGCAGGGCGATACGACGGTCGACGGCAACTTTACAGTCACTGGTGATTCGAAGGTCGATGGTAATTCTAAGGTCGATGGAAAGTCGGACGTCGACGGCGACATTATCGCGGGTGGTGATATCAAGGACAAAGGCGGCGCGTCTGGCTCGGTGCAGCAAATCCGCGAAACGTTCGACGACCACGACCATCCAGAAAATGGCGACGGTGGAGGCACGACAAGCCCACCAAACCAGAAAATGAACTGA
- a CDS encoding GPW/gp25 family protein → MSRTSGKPLYSTDHIRQSVTDILSTPLLSRRMLPEYGSNLPNLVDYTSDRSTEIRVIMATAVALARWEPRIRVDSINAVEVSAGKISVTIAATDIESGQGMLLEDIEI, encoded by the coding sequence ATGAGCAGAACGAGCGGAAAACCGCTCTACAGCACAGACCATATTCGGCAATCAGTGACCGATATCCTCAGTACGCCGCTGCTTTCACGCCGGATGCTGCCGGAATACGGGAGCAATCTCCCGAATCTTGTTGATTACACCTCCGACCGTTCAACCGAAATCCGGGTCATTATGGCAACCGCCGTCGCGCTGGCCAGATGGGAACCGCGTATTCGTGTTGATTCAATCAATGCGGTGGAGGTGAGCGCGGGGAAAATATCGGTCACTATTGCGGCGACGGATATTGAATCCGGGCAGGGAATGCTGCTTGAGGATATAGAGATATGA
- a CDS encoding phage tail protein codes for MNIDPLALIGANIREQTENYLDQLPPLMMWGDFIFQLSTLAYSKLTVQDSWNWVAQGRFGKRETLQYTGKKSPTIKFDCELYSELVNSSLLTRGLQRYGLLQDVAVDPVEHLRLQGDLKAPCMLVTGAGKVMGFWVLTGLDQTIDEFKPNSHAKHQTISLSMQFYGPRLNESDAVPEFASLGFTSKESKMQDALKKMNDFLEEHGVG; via the coding sequence ATGAATATTGATCCGCTGGCGCTGATAGGCGCGAATATTCGCGAGCAGACGGAAAATTATCTCGATCAGCTCCCACCGCTCATGATGTGGGGCGATTTCATTTTCCAGCTGAGCACGCTGGCTTACAGCAAACTGACGGTTCAGGACTCCTGGAACTGGGTGGCGCAGGGGCGGTTTGGCAAGCGAGAGACGCTCCAGTACACCGGCAAAAAATCGCCGACCATTAAATTCGATTGTGAGCTCTATTCTGAGCTCGTTAACTCCTCTTTGCTGACTCGCGGACTGCAGCGCTACGGATTGCTGCAGGATGTGGCTGTCGACCCTGTAGAGCATCTGCGGCTGCAGGGCGATTTGAAAGCGCCCTGCATGCTCGTTACCGGCGCGGGAAAAGTGATGGGATTTTGGGTCCTCACGGGTCTGGATCAGACGATTGATGAGTTTAAACCGAACAGTCACGCCAAACACCAGACAATCAGTCTGTCCATGCAGTTTTATGGCCCTCGCCTTAACGAAAGTGATGCCGTTCCTGAGTTTGCCTCGCTCGGCTTTACGAGCAAAGAGAGCAAGATGCAGGACGCCCTGAAAAAGATGAACGACTTCCTGGAGGAACACGGTGTCGGCTGA
- a CDS encoding phage major tail tube protein: MAVYRGCRLFMNSFEIADSVTYSPPEISIERAWFKAGGMNAPIPIDRGTKAMTASYKVQGPTAASFLFLGIIPGVTARLTVRRAYRGIEGVDYLEEEIEGFIDTIHADEHGNDNKIDVGHTMTLSVNYYKISANGIIPLLEINPILGLRKVCGINVLGIPANFMSLIL; this comes from the coding sequence ATGGCTGTTTATCGTGGTTGCCGGCTGTTTATGAACAGCTTCGAAATTGCCGATTCAGTGACGTATTCCCCACCAGAAATATCTATCGAGCGGGCCTGGTTCAAAGCTGGCGGAATGAATGCACCCATCCCCATTGACCGGGGGACGAAGGCGATGACGGCTTCCTATAAGGTTCAGGGGCCGACCGCTGCATCGTTTCTGTTTCTTGGCATTATCCCTGGCGTGACCGCACGTCTGACCGTTCGACGTGCCTATCGTGGGATTGAAGGTGTCGATTATCTGGAAGAAGAAATCGAAGGATTTATCGATACCATCCACGCCGACGAGCATGGAAACGACAATAAAATCGATGTTGGCCATACGATGACGCTATCGGTCAACTACTACAAAATCTCGGCAAACGGGATTATTCCCCTGCTGGAAATTAACCCGATCCTCGGTCTGCGCAAGGTCTGCGGGATAAATGTCCTGGGGATACCTGCCAACTTTATGAGCCTCATCCTATGA
- a CDS encoding phage portal protein: MNLITKAVSLFSPGWAARRLRAEIQVQAYEAARPTRTHAARRESRSANTAIFAAGASIREQARWLDENHDIAIGILDKLEERVVGARGIQIEPQPLSADGKVHEQFAALISAAWERWAESPEVTGSFSLAEAERLMLRSAVRDGEVFTQLIRGPVKGVSYNSNVQFSFEMLEADFVPLNLTGANEGFNTIQGVNVNAWGRALSYNVYKFHPQSGLGASQTKIIPAERMLHLAMRKRLHQVRGMSIFAGVLQRLSDVKEYEDSERIAARIAASLGFFIKRGDGSVYADDASDWQKPDKENRDFEMSAGMIYDGLAPGEELEMLESNRPNTNMLGFRSGQLRAAAAGTRTGYSSIARDYNGTYSAQRQELVESFEGYGVLQEWFVSRTARPLYREWLKMFLLSGVEIPSDIDPDSLYNATYMAPVMPWIDPVKEGDAWKTQIRGGAATEAEWIRARGLSPRQVKSQRMREIDFNRDHDLVFDTDPANDKGSTPNEQATNNAGGTASQRPDPGDE, from the coding sequence ATGAACCTGATCACCAAAGCAGTATCCCTTTTTTCTCCGGGCTGGGCCGCACGCAGGTTGCGCGCCGAGATACAGGTTCAGGCGTATGAAGCCGCGAGGCCAACACGGACGCACGCTGCACGACGTGAGAGCCGAAGTGCTAATACCGCCATCTTTGCTGCCGGCGCATCTATCCGCGAGCAGGCGCGATGGCTGGATGAAAACCACGATATAGCCATCGGGATCCTCGACAAGCTGGAAGAGCGGGTTGTTGGTGCGCGCGGGATTCAGATAGAGCCGCAGCCACTGAGTGCTGACGGGAAGGTTCACGAGCAATTCGCCGCGCTAATATCTGCTGCCTGGGAGCGGTGGGCGGAATCACCTGAAGTCACTGGAAGCTTCAGCCTGGCAGAAGCGGAGCGCCTAATGCTGCGTTCTGCTGTCCGGGATGGCGAGGTGTTCACGCAGCTGATCCGCGGCCCGGTGAAAGGCGTCAGTTACAACAGCAATGTGCAGTTTTCTTTTGAAATGCTCGAAGCTGATTTCGTCCCTCTCAATCTAACGGGTGCCAACGAAGGCTTTAACACCATCCAGGGCGTTAATGTAAATGCCTGGGGTCGGGCGCTGTCCTACAACGTTTATAAGTTTCATCCTCAGAGCGGTCTGGGCGCGAGTCAGACCAAAATCATCCCGGCTGAACGCATGCTGCATCTCGCCATGCGAAAGCGCCTGCACCAGGTGCGCGGAATGTCCATTTTTGCGGGAGTTCTGCAGCGTCTTTCCGATGTGAAAGAGTACGAAGATTCGGAGCGTATCGCTGCGCGGATAGCGGCTTCGCTCGGGTTTTTTATTAAGCGTGGTGATGGTTCGGTTTATGCGGATGATGCCAGCGACTGGCAGAAACCCGACAAAGAAAATCGCGATTTTGAAATGTCAGCGGGCATGATTTATGACGGGCTGGCCCCAGGCGAAGAGCTTGAAATGCTGGAGTCAAACCGACCGAACACCAACATGCTTGGGTTTCGAAGCGGTCAGCTACGTGCAGCTGCAGCAGGAACGCGTACGGGTTATTCATCGATTGCTCGTGATTACAACGGCACCTACAGCGCCCAGCGACAAGAGCTGGTGGAAAGCTTCGAGGGGTATGGCGTCCTGCAGGAGTGGTTTGTTTCACGCACAGCCCGCCCTCTGTACCGCGAATGGCTGAAAATGTTCCTGCTCAGCGGCGTTGAAATCCCGTCCGATATTGATCCTGATTCGCTCTACAACGCGACCTATATGGCTCCGGTTATGCCATGGATTGATCCGGTAAAAGAAGGCGACGCCTGGAAAACCCAGATCCGCGGCGGCGCAGCCACCGAGGCCGAGTGGATCAGGGCGCGTGGACTTAGCCCGCGACAGGTTAAATCACAACGTATGCGGGAGATTGATTTCAACCGTGATCACGATCTGGTGTTCGACACCGACCCCGCTAATGACAAAGGAAGCACTCCGAATGAGCAAGCGACAAACAATGCTGGTGGCACCGCAAGCCAGCGGCCAGATCCAGGCGATGAATAA
- a CDS encoding head-tail joining protein, with the protein MDFNSLMASADDVLISTFNIEGGVTLWPGEPREVQIEAIFDNDFARTDIPDGGKIMGSDPSFTAHDRDIIGLKKNDALLISGSLWYAKEPQPDGTGITRVFLSKYQKSSFDRPGSRL; encoded by the coding sequence ATGGATTTTAATTCGCTGATGGCTTCGGCGGATGATGTCCTGATCTCCACCTTCAATATTGAGGGTGGAGTAACCCTCTGGCCGGGTGAGCCACGGGAAGTGCAGATAGAGGCGATTTTTGATAATGATTTCGCCCGAACGGACATACCGGACGGCGGGAAAATTATGGGTAGCGATCCCTCTTTCACCGCGCATGACAGAGACATCATCGGTCTGAAAAAAAACGATGCTTTGTTGATATCGGGCAGCCTCTGGTATGCGAAAGAGCCACAACCGGACGGTACCGGGATCACGCGCGTATTCCTTTCAAAGTATCAAAAATCCTCTTTTGATAGACCCGGGAGTCGCCTGTGA
- a CDS encoding ClpP-like prohead protease/major capsid protein fusion protein, with translation MSKRQTMLVAPQASGQIQAMNNHWYEIRAAANSSPGEIHIYDQIGGWGISASRFLREVSEAGLFNASQVDIRIHSPGGSTLDGFAIFNTLKRLSGSVSVYVDGIAASMASVIAMLPGATVHIPSNAFIMIHNPWGGAMGEASDLRDYADLLDKNAKNMLDAYAEKTGLPREELETMMSEETWMTGAEAVEKGFADVLLPEMAMAACINDNVTKEFSKMPKAAQTWFAPRATGSQQQQQPQTPTTPAQIDMTALAQQMQQQMQARETERRTAISGVFSAFANHPGISELQAACITDQFCDAGAAQQKLLAKLAEDTTSISGSYAHIHAGNGNIVGDSVRNVIMTRAGYGERQTDNQFNGMSLMELARASLSHRNIGVASLDRMGIVGMAFTHSSSDFAYILMDVANKSALAGWDDADETFDIWTRTGELPDFKPGHRVGMEAFPSLRQVRAGAEYKYATLSDTGASIALATYGELFSIDRQAIINDDMSFITRIPQSMGRAAKATVGDLVYAVLTGNPEFNGSSLFSAERDNLVDGELSVDTLADARSQMKRQKSGTRTLNISPAFLLVPTLQEAYADQIIHSTSVPGADANSGIKNPVLNMATIVAEPRLDDADEDAWYLTAAKGRDTIEVAYLDGNAAPTVESTSGFTVDGVTMKVRIDAGVAPMDYRGLLKSTGK, from the coding sequence ATGAGCAAGCGACAAACAATGCTGGTGGCACCGCAAGCCAGCGGCCAGATCCAGGCGATGAATAATCACTGGTACGAAATCCGGGCGGCGGCCAACAGTTCTCCGGGTGAAATTCACATTTACGATCAGATTGGCGGTTGGGGTATCTCAGCCAGCCGTTTTCTCAGAGAGGTCAGCGAAGCTGGCCTTTTTAATGCCTCGCAGGTGGATATCCGTATTCATTCACCGGGTGGCAGCACCCTGGATGGCTTTGCCATTTTCAACACTTTAAAGCGCTTGTCCGGTTCGGTGAGCGTATACGTCGACGGCATCGCGGCATCCATGGCGTCGGTCATCGCCATGCTGCCCGGTGCGACGGTCCACATCCCATCAAACGCCTTCATTATGATCCATAACCCATGGGGCGGAGCGATGGGGGAGGCGTCAGACCTGCGGGATTATGCAGATCTTCTGGATAAGAACGCCAAAAACATGCTCGACGCGTATGCCGAAAAAACAGGCCTGCCGCGCGAGGAACTGGAGACCATGATGAGCGAGGAAACCTGGATGACGGGTGCCGAAGCTGTTGAAAAGGGTTTCGCCGATGTGTTGCTACCAGAAATGGCGATGGCGGCATGTATCAACGATAACGTGACAAAGGAGTTTTCAAAAATGCCAAAGGCAGCACAAACATGGTTCGCACCACGCGCAACGGGTAGTCAGCAACAACAGCAACCTCAGACGCCGACGACTCCTGCGCAGATTGATATGACTGCACTGGCCCAGCAGATGCAGCAGCAAATGCAGGCGCGCGAGACAGAGCGTCGCACTGCAATATCAGGGGTATTTTCTGCATTTGCTAATCATCCCGGCATTTCAGAACTTCAGGCTGCATGTATTACCGATCAGTTCTGCGACGCTGGCGCTGCGCAGCAAAAGCTGCTGGCGAAGCTTGCAGAGGATACGACGTCCATTTCAGGCAGTTATGCGCATATCCATGCAGGCAACGGCAATATTGTTGGGGATTCTGTCCGTAACGTGATTATGACGCGTGCTGGCTACGGCGAACGCCAGACGGACAACCAGTTCAATGGCATGTCTCTTATGGAGCTGGCTCGTGCATCGCTTTCTCACCGAAATATTGGTGTTGCCAGCCTCGATCGTATGGGCATCGTGGGCATGGCCTTTACCCACAGCAGCAGCGATTTTGCTTATATTCTGATGGATGTGGCGAACAAGTCAGCGCTGGCGGGCTGGGATGATGCCGATGAAACGTTTGATATCTGGACACGCACGGGTGAACTTCCCGACTTTAAGCCAGGGCATCGCGTAGGGATGGAAGCCTTCCCGAGTCTGCGCCAGGTGCGTGCTGGTGCGGAATATAAATATGCCACGCTGAGTGATACTGGCGCATCGATCGCGCTGGCCACTTACGGGGAACTGTTCAGCATCGATCGCCAGGCCATTATTAATGATGACATGAGCTTTATTACCCGCATCCCGCAGTCTATGGGGCGCGCGGCAAAGGCAACGGTCGGGGATCTGGTTTATGCGGTGTTAACCGGGAATCCTGAATTTAACGGGTCGTCACTTTTCAGTGCCGAACGTGACAACCTGGTGGACGGTGAGTTATCTGTCGACACCCTGGCTGATGCCCGCTCACAGATGAAACGTCAGAAATCTGGCACGCGCACGCTCAATATCTCCCCCGCGTTCTTACTGGTGCCAACGCTCCAGGAGGCTTATGCCGATCAGATTATCCACTCGACATCAGTACCGGGTGCGGATGCTAACTCTGGCATTAAAAACCCAGTACTGAACATGGCTACGATTGTTGCGGAGCCGCGCCTTGATGATGCAGACGAAGATGCCTGGTATCTGACTGCTGCCAAAGGGCGAGACACCATTGAGGTGGCTTACCTTGACGGTAACGCCGCGCCAACAGTTGAAAGCACCTCCGGATTCACTGTTGATGGAGTGACCATGAAAGTGCGCATCGATGCGGGTGTGGCACCGATGGATTATCGCGGTCTGCTGAAATCAACGGGCAAATAA
- a CDS encoding phage tail protein I, translated as MTFQSLLPPNATQDELAQEMVHSHVGDVLFDVRDVKNPDTCPPDILPWLAWEFGVTWWDNQWTEEQKRSNIKNAAAVNKTRGTLGAVKQSLASVGYSINVIEWFSETPQADPYTFRVEVIGNSITKDTLDKIYSQIIDTKNCRSWLSSIDIGPNDIAGVCYVGGAVVATLKAEIGTSE; from the coding sequence ATGACGTTTCAGAGCCTACTCCCACCTAATGCCACTCAGGATGAGCTCGCGCAGGAGATGGTGCATAGCCATGTCGGCGACGTACTTTTCGATGTCCGTGACGTGAAAAACCCGGATACATGCCCGCCCGACATTCTGCCCTGGCTGGCATGGGAGTTCGGCGTCACGTGGTGGGACAACCAGTGGACCGAAGAGCAGAAGCGCAGCAACATCAAAAATGCCGCTGCAGTGAACAAAACACGCGGGACACTGGGAGCGGTTAAACAATCTCTCGCGTCAGTGGGTTACAGCATCAATGTTATCGAATGGTTCAGCGAAACTCCGCAGGCTGACCCTTACACCTTCCGTGTCGAAGTCATCGGCAACAGCATAACGAAAGACACCCTCGACAAAATTTACAGTCAGATCATTGATACAAAAAACTGTCGGAGCTGGCTTTCCTCCATCGATATCGGGCCAAACGACATTGCCGGCGTCTGCTACGTGGGCGGCGCGGTTGTGGCTACGCTAAAGGCAGAAATAGGGACGAGTGAATGA